A region from the Triticum urartu cultivar G1812 chromosome 1, Tu2.1, whole genome shotgun sequence genome encodes:
- the LOC125534257 gene encoding protein BRANCHLESS TRICHOME, translated as MAIALAQTSRANLGLRLNHGAVVASPSWKLYHNPHYFSPRGDSSGPSRRSPSRPEHRRPMIVANFDEDDGGGGMERQLGYGDGGATSVPELLARVEELAAELEFERRMRRKVEALNEALAAELAEERRRVEAERARMREELDEERRMLRVAELWREERVRMKLADARAAVEEKLREVADAGQRAADATAAAEGCSCRSGSPIGGKASPASVGQQSPASSRHGQQSPASGQHSQSHRREVTGGENPHIRRGIKGSVEFPRAVRVRPRGEERVDLVSNIECQRAQLRVLMRHRSPATAGMPGLVGAAPDNLVV; from the coding sequence ATGGCGATAGCGCTAGCGCAAACAAGCCGCGCGAATCTGGGCCTCCGCCTCAATCATGGCGCTGTAGTGGCCTCACCTTCTTGGAAGCTTTACCACAACCCTCACTACTTCTCACCTCGCGGCGACTCCTCCGGCCCCTCTCGCAGATCCCCTTCTCGCCCAGAGCACCGCAGACCTATGATCGTGGCGAATTTCGAcgaagacgacggcggcggcggcatggaGCGGCAGCTGGGGTACGGCGACGGGGGCGCGACGTCGGTGCCGGAGCTCCTGGCGCGGGTCGAGGAGCTCGCGGCGGAGCTCGAGTTCGAGAGGCGCATGCGACGCAAGGTTGAGGCGCTCAACGAGGCGCTCGCCGCCGAGCTCGCCGAGGAGCGGCGCCGGGTCGAGGCGGAGCGCGCGAGGATGCGGGAGGagctcgacgaggagcggcgGATGCTGCGCGTCGCGGAGCTGTGGCGGGAGGAGAGGGTGCGGATGAAGCTCGCCGACGCCCGGGCCGCCGTCGAGGAGAAGCTGCGGGAGGTCGCCGACGCCGGGCAGCGTGCTGCCGATGCCACCGCCGCTGCCGAAGGCTGCAGCTGCAGGAGCGGCAGCCCGATCGGCGGCAAGGCAAGCCCGGCCAGTGTTGGGCAGCAAAGCCCAGCGAGCAGTCGGCACGGCCAACAAAGCCCGGCGAGCGGTCAGCACTCCCAATCGCACCGGCGAGAAGTCACTGGCGGCGAGAACCCTCACATCAGGAGGGGGATCAAGGGGTCCGTGGAGTTCCCGAGGGCCGTCCGTGTGCGGCCGCGCGGCGAGGAGCGCGTGGATCTGGTGTCCAACATCGAGTGCCAACGGGCGCAGCTGCGCGTCCTCATGCGGCACCGGAGTCCCGCCACCGCCGGCATGCCGGGCCTCGTCGGCGCGGCGCCGGACAACCTCGTCGTGTAA